From the genome of Miscanthus floridulus cultivar M001 chromosome 10, ASM1932011v1, whole genome shotgun sequence, one region includes:
- the LOC136490199 gene encoding uncharacterized protein: MRVDGRGGRHRHATAAPVAPTPPKGSICTDHGPGPCPPWLPRFCVEHGHGPCPPPAPEVTGPSNWAAPEPMEVEPAPTPSFTVAGLRRARSRSTPTTAACRSALTRLPALARGEVSSSRALDDALPPSPLPTAPIPRRVLAGEAANRRPSLRRTWLLVPHGPSARGLPNGHAGSSENGGAGHLSSDEVEGGAP, translated from the coding sequence ATGCGAGTCGATGGGCGTGGTGGACGTCATCGTCATGCCACCGCTGCTCCAGTGGCCCCTACGCCACCAAAGGGATCCATATGCACCGATCACGGACCGGGACCATGTCCGCCGTGGCTGCCGCGGTTCTGCGTCGAACATGGCCACGGCCCCTGCCCACCTCCTGCACCTGAAGTCACCGGCCCCTCTAACTGGGCCGCCCCTGAGCCGATGGAGGTCGAGCCGGCGCCGACTCCATCCTTCACCGTGGCGGGTTTGAGGAGGGCACGGAGCCGCTCCACACCAACGACGGCGGCATGTCGCTCAGCCCTGACGCGCCTGCCCGCGCTCGCGCGTGGTGAAGTTTCGAGCAGCCGCGCCCTCGACGACGCCCTGCCTCCTTCGCCTCTGCCGACTGCGCCGATTCCACGCCGCGTCCTTGCCGGCGAAGCCGCCAACCGCCGCCCCAGCCTGCGACGGACCTGGCTCCTCGTCCCTCACGGACCATCGGCGCGTGGCCTCCCCAACGGCCACGCCGGGTCAAGCGAGAACGGCGGCGCGGGGCACCTCTCCTCCGACGAGGTTGAGGGCGGCGCCCCCTAG